From the Oxalobacter vibrioformis genome, the window GCGTTGGGAAGCCATTGAGGCAAGCCTCAAGGAATAGTGCGGGGATTACGACGCAATGCGTTTAAAGTCACGCGGCCTGAAACCCATGGCCAAAAGCGCGCCGAAATAAACCACCCCGCACAGCGTCATCACACCGGCAAGCACTCCTGCCCGATATAACGGTGTCGACTGCATGCCGGTCCAGTCAAAGTAAGAAGCGGCCCAGAGTGCGACACCCGCCAGCAAAAATAACGCGCCTGCCAGCTTGGTCAGAAACATCAGCCAGCCGGCCACCGGGGTATAAATGCCGCGCCGCCTTAACCCGATGTACAGGCAAACGGCATTGACACAGGCGCCCAACCCGATGGCCAGTGCCAGGCCGGCATGCGCAATCCAGGGCACAAAGACCAGGTTCATGAGCTGCGTAATAATCAGGACCACAACGGCAATTTTGACCGGCGTCCTGATATCCTGCTTGGCATAAAATCCGGGAGCCAGAATTCTGACCAGAATCAGCCCGATGAGTCCCACCCCATAGGCCACAAGCGCGTTGGATGTCATGGAGACATCCTGCACATTGAATTTGCCGTAATGAAAAAGCGTGGTCGTAAAAGGCTCCGGCAGGGTCATCAGAAAAACAGCGGCCGGCATGGCAAGAAGAAATGTCAGCCTTAACCCCCAATCCAGCAGGGCGGAATACTCTTCCGTATCCTGTTTTGCGTGGGCCCGCGAAAGGCTCGGCAAGAGGATCGTCCCCAGTGCGACACCCAACAGTGCGTTGGGAAATTCCATCAGCCTGTCCGCATAGGAAAGCCAGGAAACGCTGCCATTGGGCAGATGGGAGGCGATATTGGTATTGATCATCAGGCTGATCTGCGCCACCGATACCGCAAATGTGGCCGGAATCATCTGGCTGATGACTCTTCTGACGCCTTCATTGCGAAAGACGGCAAAAACCCGGAAAGAAATCCGGGGAAGCATATTGATTTTCTTCAGCGCCGGAATCTGGATAAGCAACTGGAGCAACCCGCCGACAAAAACCGCAAAAGCCAGTGCATAAACCGGCTGGTCCATATGCGGCGCAACAAAAAGCGACGCAACAATAAAAGACACATTCAAAAGAACCGGGGTAAAAGCCGGTATCCGGAATTCACGCCAGGTATTCAAAATGCCGCCTGCCAGCGCAACCAGTGACATGAACAGGATGTACGGAAACATGATGCGCGTCATGACAACCGATGATTGGAAAACGGCCGGATTATCATCAAATCCTGTCGCAATCAGGAACACAACCGTCGGGGCAGTGATGACGCCTATCACCGTTACTATCATCAATGCCCAAAAAAGTGCCGAAGCAACTTTGTTTACCAGTTCACGGGTAGCATCGGCTCCCTTCTGGTTGGTATATTCAGCAAGAATAGGGACAAAAGCCTGGGAAAAAGCGCCTTCGGCAAAAAGCCTTCTTAACAGATTGGGAATGCGGAATGCCACAAAAAATGCATCTGTAAAACCCGATGCACCAAAAGCACGCGCAATCAGCAATTCGCGTATCAGGCCGGTGATACGCGAAAGCATGGTCATGCCAGAGATGGTAAAAAGGGTTTTCAACAGGTTCATGGACAGGCATTATAGACCCACACGTGTCCGATTCATCGTCAAAGCCGCTTTGCCGGCCAAAAAATTGCCTTTGCGCCGCGAAAATAAATTTGTCACCAGGCTTTGACTGGAATTCCAACTCGCTGTATAATCAGCAGTTTTCCA encodes:
- the murJ gene encoding murein biosynthesis integral membrane protein MurJ; translation: MNLLKTLFTISGMTMLSRITGLIRELLIARAFGASGFTDAFFVAFRIPNLLRRLFAEGAFSQAFVPILAEYTNQKGADATRELVNKVASALFWALMIVTVIGVITAPTVVFLIATGFDDNPAVFQSSVVMTRIMFPYILFMSLVALAGGILNTWREFRIPAFTPVLLNVSFIVASLFVAPHMDQPVYALAFAVFVGGLLQLLIQIPALKKINMLPRISFRVFAVFRNEGVRRVISQMIPATFAVSVAQISLMINTNIASHLPNGSVSWLSYADRLMEFPNALLGVALGTILLPSLSRAHAKQDTEEYSALLDWGLRLTFLLAMPAAVFLMTLPEPFTTTLFHYGKFNVQDVSMTSNALVAYGVGLIGLILVRILAPGFYAKQDIRTPVKIAVVVLIITQLMNLVFVPWIAHAGLALAIGLGACVNAVCLYIGLRRRGIYTPVAGWLMFLTKLAGALFLLAGVALWAASYFDWTGMQSTPLYRAGVLAGVMTLCGVVYFGALLAMGFRPRDFKRIAS